One Prolixibacteraceae bacterium DNA segment encodes these proteins:
- a CDS encoding sigma-70 family RNA polymerase sigma factor: protein MNQNNLISDQCLVKKYLEGDNYALDVLITRHKNRIFTYIVMVVKSQSLAEDILQDTFIKVIHSLKNGKYKDNGKFISWVIRIAHNLIIDHFRKEKHLNVVSNDNCEVDLFNNTQFSDTNIETQIINDRVIHEVGEIMNLLPEDQKEIIRLRHYYGLSFKEIAEQTNVSINTALGRMRYALINMRKIVDEKNLELSLS, encoded by the coding sequence ATGAATCAAAACAATCTAATCTCAGATCAGTGCTTAGTAAAGAAGTACTTAGAAGGCGACAATTATGCATTAGACGTTCTTATTACACGTCACAAGAATCGCATTTTTACCTACATTGTGATGGTAGTGAAATCACAGTCTTTGGCAGAAGATATTCTCCAAGATACTTTTATCAAAGTTATACATTCTTTAAAAAATGGGAAATATAAAGACAACGGGAAATTTATTTCTTGGGTCATAAGAATTGCACATAATCTTATCATTGATCACTTCAGAAAAGAGAAGCATCTTAATGTCGTATCCAATGATAATTGTGAAGTAGATCTTTTTAATAATACCCAGTTTTCAGACACAAATATCGAAACTCAAATTATCAACGATCGTGTAATACACGAAGTGGGAGAAATCATGAACCTTCTTCCTGAAGATCAAAAAGAGATCATTCGTCTTAGACACTATTACGGACTAAGCTTTAAGGAGATTGCTGAGCAGACAAATGTAAGCATCAATACTGCCTTAGGAAGAATGAGATATGCCTTGATAAATATGAGAAAGATCGTTGACGAGAAAAATCTTGAACTCTCTCTCTCTTAA
- the nhaC gene encoding Na+/H+ antiporter NhaC, protein MGFTRKDVREPSLLQALIPIVFLLTLLAINVNIFDDTIAGSNQIALLLTGGIAGLIAIFNGQKWEYIQHNILKTLHSAMPSMLILFLIGSLAGTWMISGVVPAMIYYGLDVINPKFFLISSVVVSAIVSIATGSSWSTIATIGVALLGIGQALGFSDAVTAGAIISGAYFGDKMSPLSDTTNLAPAMAGTDLFTHIRYMVYTTVPSIVITLIIFLILGFTIDVHGTADVTSVKSAIESTFTITPVLFLVPICLLAIIVLKMPALPALLIGTLLGGIAAIIYQPHIINGISGVSNDYLLSSYKGVMQAMLGDVSIKTDNPMVSDLLNTSGMGGMLSTVWLIISAMVFAGVMEGGKFLQRITQSIIRFANSTTSLVASTVGTGIFFNFTASDQYLAIVVAGRMFNKTYKDKKIAPEVLSRALEDSGTVTSVLIPWNTCGAAQAKVLGVATLTYLPYCFFNIISPLMSIFVAMIGYKIRYIKDNDNKELESELD, encoded by the coding sequence GTGGGTTTTACAAGAAAAGACGTGAGAGAGCCTTCGTTGCTACAGGCACTCATACCAATTGTATTTTTATTGACACTTTTAGCAATAAATGTGAATATTTTTGATGATACGATAGCTGGATCGAATCAAATTGCACTACTTTTAACGGGAGGAATTGCAGGATTAATTGCCATCTTTAATGGACAGAAATGGGAATACATCCAACACAATATATTGAAAACCCTTCATTCTGCAATGCCATCGATGTTAATCCTTTTCCTAATTGGATCTCTTGCGGGAACTTGGATGATTAGTGGTGTGGTACCAGCCATGATCTATTATGGTTTAGATGTTATCAATCCTAAGTTTTTTCTTATATCGTCAGTTGTCGTATCTGCAATTGTATCAATCGCCACAGGTAGTTCGTGGTCTACAATTGCAACCATTGGAGTGGCACTCTTAGGGATAGGTCAAGCACTTGGGTTTTCAGATGCTGTAACTGCAGGAGCCATCATCAGTGGAGCCTATTTCGGTGATAAGATGTCTCCACTATCCGACACAACGAACCTTGCGCCAGCAATGGCAGGGACTGACCTATTTACCCATATCCGCTATATGGTTTATACCACAGTCCCATCGATTGTGATCACTCTTATCATCTTCTTAATATTGGGTTTCACCATTGATGTACATGGAACAGCAGATGTTACTTCAGTAAAAAGTGCTATTGAGTCGACATTTACAATCACACCTGTGCTTTTTCTTGTTCCAATATGTCTTTTGGCAATTATTGTATTGAAAATGCCTGCACTTCCAGCACTTCTTATTGGAACACTATTAGGAGGGATTGCTGCAATTATCTATCAACCACATATTATAAATGGGATCTCAGGCGTATCCAATGACTATCTTCTGTCTTCCTATAAAGGGGTCATGCAAGCGATGCTCGGGGATGTTTCTATCAAGACAGATAATCCCATGGTGAGCGACCTTCTAAACACTTCGGGAATGGGAGGAATGTTATCCACCGTATGGCTAATTATATCAGCAATGGTATTTGCTGGTGTGATGGAAGGGGGGAAATTTCTTCAGCGTATTACACAATCTATTATACGTTTCGCTAATAGTACCACATCACTAGTAGCTTCCACTGTGGGGACAGGAATATTCTTTAACTTTACTGCATCAGACCAATATTTGGCTATTGTTGTGGCAGGTAGAATGTTCAACAAAACGTATAAAGACAAGAAGATTGCTCCAGAAGTATTAAGTAGAGCATTAGAAGATTCAGGTACTGTTACCTCAGTACTTATTCCTTGGAACACATGCGGAGCGGCACAAGCCAAAGTACTTGGAGTGGCTACATTAACATATCTACCCTACTGTTTCTTTAATATCATTAGCCCACTAATGTCGATATTTGTCGCAATGATTGGATATAAAATCCGGTATATTAAAGACAATGACAACAAAGAGCTAGAGTCTGAGTTAGACTAA
- a CDS encoding leucine-rich repeat domain-containing protein, whose product MVTPTVTSSLLSDETCLLNNETCDLQIDCIDYTLQFDIYSRGVAIVGVKNHHNKPLEIYLPDQVNSMDVVEIIPTCFMNRTDILKITHWPRYLRVIGERAFKGCTLLSSCLIIPNYVAEIGDQAFSDCIHLEVVELPFLLKKISTDSFSGCERLRMLVYNSYHAVEVLYRGKSINGRFELPLEVSIRTLLYVPYNIFTHVKRASSDLYFRDIIAICGR is encoded by the coding sequence ATGGTTACACCAACGGTTACTTCTTCTTTATTAAGTGATGAGACATGTTTATTAAATAATGAGACATGTGATTTGCAAATTGATTGTATCGATTATACGCTTCAGTTCGATATTTATTCAAGAGGCGTTGCAATAGTGGGAGTGAAGAATCATCACAATAAACCTTTAGAAATTTATCTTCCTGATCAAGTAAATTCTATGGATGTTGTAGAGATTATCCCAACTTGTTTTATGAATCGTACAGATATTTTAAAGATCACTCATTGGCCAAGGTATTTAAGAGTAATTGGAGAGAGAGCATTTAAGGGCTGTACGCTACTAAGTTCGTGTTTGATCATCCCTAATTATGTGGCGGAAATTGGAGATCAGGCTTTCTCAGATTGTATTCATTTGGAGGTGGTAGAACTTCCATTTCTTCTAAAAAAGATCTCTACAGACTCTTTTAGTGGATGTGAGAGGCTGAGGATGTTAGTCTATAACTCATATCATGCTGTTGAGGTTCTATATCGAGGTAAAAGTATTAATGGTCGTTTTGAGTTACCTCTTGAAGTATCAATAAGGACCTTACTTTATGTTCCTTATAATATTTTTACTCATGTTAAAAGAGCTTCGTCAGATCTTTATTTTCGGGATATCATCGCGATATGTGGAAGATAG
- a CDS encoding arylsulfatase produces MMKNTIGKIAVSSAAILSFGSCQTKKESSKKSETKPNVVVICLDDLGYGDVSAYGGTTLKTPNIDKLANNGALFTDGYATSATCTPSRYGLLTGRYPWRNKDAKILPGTAPLLIDPAMMTMPKMFRKAGYQTALVGKWHLGLGTGVVDWNKRVSPGPNEVGFDDAFYMAATADRVPTVYLKDGVVEGLDPKDPIYVSYAKNYDGEPTGLSNPEMMTMKWHHGHNGTIVNGVPRIGFMKGGKAARWNDETMTNVFLKRAQDYVKNHKDKPFFLYYALEQPHVPRVPNPKFVGKSGLGPRGDVVLEADWAIGEFVKTLEKEGILENTIIVVTSDNGPVLNDGYYDDAVEKLGDHKPWGPLRGGKYSLYEAGARVPFITYWKGHIQPTVSDAIVCQVDLMTSFAKLVGSKIEGPDSENILNAFLGKTENGRETLITEATSRTLLRKGDWILIPPYKGEAVNKFVNIEVGNDNEYQLFNVKEDIGEQNNLAKSNPEKLAEMKKTFLELRGKDYLKNVEKLELK; encoded by the coding sequence ATGATGAAAAACACAATTGGCAAGATTGCTGTTTCTTCTGCAGCAATATTATCATTTGGCTCATGTCAAACAAAGAAGGAGAGTAGTAAGAAATCGGAGACAAAACCGAATGTCGTAGTAATATGTCTCGATGACCTTGGTTATGGAGATGTGAGTGCTTATGGTGGTACTACTCTTAAAACACCAAATATTGATAAATTGGCAAATAATGGGGCTCTTTTTACAGATGGTTATGCGACCTCTGCAACTTGTACTCCTAGCCGCTATGGCCTATTGACAGGACGTTATCCTTGGAGAAATAAAGACGCAAAGATTCTTCCAGGAACAGCTCCTTTGTTGATTGATCCAGCGATGATGACCATGCCAAAGATGTTCCGTAAGGCGGGTTACCAAACTGCACTTGTAGGGAAATGGCATTTAGGTCTAGGTACTGGAGTGGTTGATTGGAATAAGCGTGTTAGTCCTGGGCCAAATGAAGTAGGTTTTGATGATGCATTTTATATGGCTGCAACTGCCGATCGTGTTCCGACCGTTTATCTTAAAGATGGGGTTGTTGAGGGATTAGACCCGAAAGATCCTATTTATGTTAGTTATGCAAAGAATTATGATGGCGAGCCTACTGGCCTTAGTAATCCAGAGATGATGACGATGAAGTGGCATCATGGACACAATGGTACTATTGTGAATGGTGTCCCTCGTATCGGATTTATGAAGGGTGGTAAAGCTGCTCGTTGGAATGATGAGACGATGACCAATGTTTTCTTGAAAAGAGCACAAGATTATGTAAAAAATCATAAAGATAAGCCATTCTTTCTTTATTATGCACTAGAGCAACCTCATGTTCCTCGTGTACCAAACCCTAAGTTTGTTGGAAAATCAGGATTAGGACCTCGTGGGGATGTGGTTCTAGAAGCGGACTGGGCAATTGGTGAGTTTGTGAAGACACTAGAAAAAGAGGGCATTCTTGAAAATACTATAATTGTTGTAACAAGTGATAATGGTCCTGTTTTGAATGATGGTTACTATGATGATGCTGTAGAGAAGCTAGGAGATCACAAACCATGGGGACCATTAAGAGGCGGGAAATATAGCCTATATGAAGCAGGTGCACGTGTTCCTTTTATCACATACTGGAAAGGACATATCCAACCTACAGTATCCGATGCAATTGTTTGTCAAGTCGATCTAATGACCTCTTTCGCAAAATTAGTTGGAAGTAAGATTGAAGGACCTGATAGCGAAAACATCTTGAATGCTTTCTTAGGTAAAACAGAAAATGGACGTGAAACACTGATCACTGAAGCAACAAGCCGTACACTTCTACGCAAAGGAGATTGGATTCTTATCCCTCCATATAAAGGAGAAGCAGTGAACAAATTTGTGAATATCGAGGTTGGAAATGATAACGAGTATCAACTTTTTAATGTAAAAGAGGATATCGGAGAACAAAACAATCTTGCAAAGAGTAATCCAGAGAAGTTAGCCGAGATGAAAAAGACATTCTTAGAGCTAAGAGGTAAGGATTATTTGAAAAATGTGGAAAAACTTGAGTTAAAATAA
- a CDS encoding MoxR family ATPase — protein MKDTIKQLQEGIKNTIIGQEELVESLIIGLIAEGNILLEGLPGLAKTRAVKALSKVMEIQMNRVQFTPDLLPSDITGTEIYNPESETTFDFKQGPIFCNLVLADEINRAPAKVQSALLEAMEEHQVTVAGKTYLMDPLFMVIATQNPVEQEGTYPLPEAQLDRFMMKINLDYLTPEQEELMLKMVRGEEVTEKKEISKIDKQFVFDARKQVSNIHVSEEVNQYIIRLIDASRHPEKYSDSLGKYITFGASPRGTIALDKTARCYAYMQDRDYVTIDDIRLVAHRVLRHRIALTYQTNVDKLQADDIVTELLNAVPIS, from the coding sequence ATGAAGGATACAATCAAACAGTTACAAGAAGGGATCAAGAATACTATTATTGGCCAAGAAGAGTTGGTAGAATCCCTTATCATAGGACTCATAGCTGAAGGAAACATTCTTCTAGAAGGTCTTCCTGGATTAGCAAAAACTAGAGCTGTAAAAGCACTTAGTAAAGTAATGGAGATTCAAATGAATCGTGTGCAATTCACTCCAGACCTTCTTCCATCAGATATAACTGGAACAGAAATCTACAATCCGGAGAGTGAAACAACGTTTGATTTTAAACAAGGTCCTATCTTTTGTAATCTTGTTTTGGCCGATGAGATCAACAGAGCTCCAGCAAAAGTTCAATCAGCACTACTAGAGGCCATGGAGGAACATCAAGTGACTGTTGCTGGTAAAACCTATCTCATGGATCCACTATTTATGGTGATTGCGACTCAAAACCCAGTGGAACAAGAGGGTACTTATCCACTTCCTGAGGCACAACTAGACCGATTTATGATGAAAATCAATCTCGACTACCTTACTCCCGAACAAGAAGAGCTTATGCTTAAGATGGTAAGAGGCGAAGAGGTCACAGAGAAAAAAGAGATCTCTAAAATAGACAAACAATTTGTCTTCGATGCAAGAAAACAGGTTAGTAATATTCACGTCTCTGAAGAGGTCAATCAATATATTATCCGACTTATTGATGCCAGTAGACACCCAGAGAAATATAGCGACTCTCTCGGGAAATACATCACATTTGGGGCCAGTCCTAGGGGAACAATTGCATTAGACAAAACCGCAAGATGTTACGCTTATATGCAAGACAGAGACTATGTAACTATCGACGATATACGATTGGTTGCTCATAGAGTACTGAGACATCGTATCGCACTTACCTATCAAACGAATGTAGATAAGTTACAAGCGGATGATATTGTCACAGAATTATTAAATGCAGTTCCTATCTCATAA
- a CDS encoding DUF58 domain-containing protein: MKETPEITLESLMRLETVAVGPEFFKQRRVSGLLSGKHRSSLKGRGLDFSEVRKYILGDDIRNIDWKVTARTRVTHTKVFSEEKERPQLSIIDLSKNTLFGSKHLLKSHIVLKIAAIHGFRALKIGDRYGAILFDDQNIQILKPSRSRGHFQAIMDYGVKSCNNATTHPIQNKQQVDMEQALSNVMKVAHHDYIINVITDATLLSQESLNHLVMISRSNSVILSHIEDPLDYELPLEKIPFSDAHYQIDWKVNTEDQQSYKEQYITLKKDIEDKCEAYNIPFLCFQTDKELKLQLKEILNERYNQ, encoded by the coding sequence ATGAAAGAGACTCCAGAAATAACCCTAGAATCATTAATGCGACTCGAAACAGTGGCAGTAGGACCTGAGTTCTTTAAACAGAGACGGGTCTCTGGCTTGCTATCAGGGAAACACCGCTCCTCATTAAAAGGGAGAGGACTCGATTTTTCTGAAGTAAGAAAATATATATTAGGTGACGATATAAGAAATATAGACTGGAAGGTCACAGCAAGAACACGTGTAACCCACACCAAAGTATTTAGCGAAGAGAAAGAACGCCCTCAACTATCTATCATCGATTTAAGCAAGAATACACTCTTTGGAAGTAAACACCTGCTGAAGAGCCATATTGTCCTGAAGATTGCAGCAATCCATGGATTCAGAGCTCTTAAAATTGGAGATAGATATGGGGCAATACTATTTGACGACCAAAATATTCAGATACTAAAGCCATCACGTAGTAGAGGACATTTTCAAGCGATAATGGACTATGGAGTCAAGAGCTGTAACAATGCAACGACCCATCCTATCCAAAACAAACAACAAGTGGATATGGAACAAGCCCTGAGCAATGTAATGAAGGTAGCACATCACGATTATATCATCAATGTCATCACCGATGCTACACTACTGAGTCAAGAAAGCCTCAACCATTTGGTAATGATATCTCGAAGCAACAGTGTAATTCTATCTCACATCGAAGATCCTTTAGATTACGAGCTTCCTTTAGAGAAAATACCATTCTCTGATGCACACTATCAAATCGATTGGAAGGTAAATACAGAGGACCAGCAATCCTATAAAGAGCAATATATTACACTCAAAAAAGATATCGAAGATAAATGTGAAGCATACAATATTCCATTTCTCTGTTTTCAAACAGACAAAGAACTGAAACTACAACTAAAGGAGATATTAAATGAAAGATACAATCAATAA
- a CDS encoding DUF4381 domain-containing protein encodes MKDTINNFDQLLAPDAVEFSFDTTGWKVLAGVAVVLIILIIIGSIRRVQKNRYRKEALLLMREVHGDTVEQLREINRILRRTAYTASRDPQVKQISGKQWCKYLLSHTPPYPLETDFIEPALKAIYQPDNNINEHLLTKYHQYAIFWIRKHEF; translated from the coding sequence ATGAAAGATACAATCAATAACTTCGATCAACTGTTGGCTCCTGATGCGGTCGAATTCTCATTTGATACTACTGGATGGAAAGTTCTTGCTGGAGTCGCAGTCGTATTGATTATCCTAATTATTATAGGCTCAATACGAAGAGTTCAAAAAAACAGATATCGCAAAGAAGCACTCCTTCTCATGAGGGAGGTTCATGGAGATACTGTAGAACAATTAAGAGAGATCAACAGGATTCTTCGGCGCACAGCCTACACAGCAAGTAGAGATCCTCAAGTAAAACAGATATCGGGGAAACAGTGGTGCAAGTATCTGCTCTCTCATACGCCGCCCTATCCTCTAGAAACCGATTTTATAGAGCCTGCGTTAAAAGCAATTTATCAACCAGACAATAACATTAATGAGCATCTTCTTACAAAATATCATCAATATGCAATATTTTGGATTCGAAAACATGAATTTTGA
- a CDS encoding VWA domain-containing protein, whose amino-acid sequence MQYFGFENMNFEWTHPWALLFILLVPVVFILLPPYRLRSKAIVHPAFQRMTEVSHIKPSKKAWITKKNILQWLLSFLTYVLIVLAAAGPKFVGKPEKKIKTARSFLITADLSFSMNNKDWILDNQRITRWHAVQKIMSQFIDGRKSDRVGLILFASHPYLQAPLTSDLNSVQWLLNDAEVGMAGQMTNIGDAISYGMKVFKNDTIKQKVMLLLTDGVDSGIGTNPLDASTLAKDDSIKIYTLGIGDPKGKDKIDEKMLTYISESTDAKYFRAMDSKELKKAYQTLNDLEPIKYESTEIRPEVLLYFYPLGVSLLCAFILILYLAILSRFKASKNE is encoded by the coding sequence ATGCAATATTTTGGATTCGAAAACATGAATTTTGAATGGACACATCCCTGGGCATTGTTATTCATCCTTTTAGTACCAGTGGTTTTCATTCTGCTTCCCCCTTATCGTCTAAGGTCGAAAGCAATAGTACATCCAGCATTTCAACGAATGACGGAAGTATCTCATATTAAACCGAGCAAAAAGGCATGGATTACAAAGAAAAACATTCTTCAATGGCTACTTAGCTTCTTGACCTATGTGCTTATTGTACTGGCAGCGGCTGGGCCAAAATTTGTTGGTAAACCTGAAAAGAAGATCAAAACAGCGCGTAGTTTTTTGATTACTGCCGACCTCTCTTTCAGTATGAACAACAAAGATTGGATTCTCGACAACCAAAGAATAACAAGATGGCATGCGGTTCAGAAGATTATGAGTCAATTTATTGATGGTCGTAAGAGTGACCGTGTGGGATTGATTCTTTTTGCATCTCACCCCTATCTGCAAGCACCTCTAACCTCCGACCTTAATTCGGTACAATGGCTACTGAATGACGCAGAGGTGGGAATGGCTGGACAGATGACCAATATCGGGGATGCGATATCCTATGGAATGAAGGTATTTAAAAACGATACTATCAAACAGAAAGTGATGCTACTGCTCACCGATGGCGTCGACAGTGGAATCGGAACCAACCCTCTAGATGCCTCTACTCTGGCCAAGGACGACAGCATTAAAATATACACATTGGGAATTGGAGATCCTAAAGGCAAAGACAAGATCGATGAGAAAATGCTAACCTATATATCAGAATCTACTGACGCTAAATATTTTAGAGCGATGGATAGCAAGGAGCTCAAAAAAGCATACCAAACGCTAAATGATCTGGAGCCGATTAAATATGAAAGTACAGAGATAAGACCAGAAGTGTTACTATACTTCTACCCTCTTGGTGTCTCTTTATTGTGTGCATTCATCTTAATTCTCTATTTGGCGATATTATCAAGATTTAAAGCTTCGAAAAATGAATAA
- a CDS encoding VWA domain-containing protein, whose amino-acid sequence MNNTDLIKYLDQFHFLRPVLLWFFIPLFLSLVYYVIIRNRDAKWQKLLRPEYRLFLITNTKSKKITWPSIIFFTIFTLAILGIAGPTFKKKKLPKVTNKSEVMIALDLSQSMMTTDVPPNRLERSKLKIRDLFKQELGTKIGLLAFAGTAHTIFPPSQDSEIMVPYMTTIKPRIMPVAGLNYSFMIERIDTLFKTIEAPSTLLLLTDEINPSQAAILQNFVNTTKNYIVVWQVSTQQGGVVPSPQNIKRGLRYKGKTIESRPDASVFSSLQSNERIWVVPITLDDTDTQYIANIIQQHRVIQSDSKNQSDDWKDVGPWFLIPCLLLGLLWFRKGWVIGWCFLLLPWLTSCDTNGPSAKWWYTDDYRAYKAFEAKDYEKASQLYSDVSHKAYAYYKKGDLDNAAIYYAMDTTAQAKYNLGMIYAQKGEYLLAQKSIQLAIEKDPNLKQADKQLDIIQKIIDTKPKLLKEQKEDQKRSVQQFKKIEELSEKEKKLSDNDYNAKRDTTDNSHDKVYGDKHKYKEVDWPQEKKKKDQIKNQVQASSLIMEKTNSDPSEFLRKKFILQKKKYYPQVKTGGEIW is encoded by the coding sequence ATGAATAATACAGATTTAATAAAATATCTAGATCAGTTCCACTTTCTAAGGCCAGTGCTTTTGTGGTTCTTCATTCCGCTTTTTCTCTCTCTGGTATACTATGTGATTATTAGAAATAGAGATGCCAAGTGGCAGAAGTTGTTGCGTCCTGAATATCGTCTATTCTTGATCACAAATACAAAAAGCAAAAAGATTACATGGCCATCCATCATTTTCTTTACAATATTCACATTGGCAATATTAGGTATTGCTGGGCCAACCTTTAAAAAGAAAAAATTACCAAAGGTCACTAATAAATCGGAGGTGATGATTGCACTAGATTTGTCTCAAAGCATGATGACAACCGATGTGCCACCAAACAGGCTAGAAAGATCGAAACTTAAAATACGCGACCTATTCAAACAAGAGCTAGGAACCAAAATTGGACTTCTCGCCTTTGCTGGAACGGCACATACCATCTTCCCTCCAAGTCAAGATAGTGAAATTATGGTGCCATACATGACGACCATTAAACCGCGTATTATGCCAGTAGCAGGACTGAACTATTCGTTTATGATAGAGCGTATCGACACACTATTTAAAACCATAGAGGCCCCATCGACACTCCTACTTTTAACCGATGAGATCAACCCATCGCAGGCTGCCATACTACAAAACTTTGTCAATACAACCAAGAACTATATCGTCGTATGGCAAGTAAGTACCCAACAAGGGGGAGTGGTTCCGTCACCCCAAAATATCAAAAGAGGACTACGTTATAAGGGCAAAACGATTGAATCACGACCAGATGCCTCCGTGTTCTCGTCTCTTCAATCAAACGAAAGAATATGGGTAGTACCGATTACATTAGATGATACAGACACACAGTATATTGCCAACATCATTCAGCAACATAGGGTGATACAAAGCGACTCTAAAAACCAATCCGATGATTGGAAAGATGTAGGACCATGGTTCTTAATCCCTTGTCTCCTTCTTGGACTGCTTTGGTTCCGCAAAGGATGGGTGATAGGATGGTGTTTTCTCCTACTCCCTTGGTTAACCTCTTGTGACACCAATGGACCAAGTGCAAAATGGTGGTATACCGACGACTATCGTGCATACAAAGCCTTTGAGGCGAAAGACTATGAGAAAGCCTCACAACTCTATAGCGATGTATCTCACAAAGCCTATGCATACTATAAAAAGGGCGACCTAGATAATGCGGCCATCTATTATGCCATGGACACCACTGCACAGGCAAAATATAACTTAGGAATGATATATGCTCAAAAAGGGGAATACCTCTTGGCACAAAAATCAATACAGCTAGCCATAGAAAAAGATCCTAATCTAAAACAAGCAGACAAACAGTTAGACATCATACAAAAGATCATCGACACCAAACCAAAGCTACTAAAAGAGCAAAAAGAGGATCAGAAAAGAAGTGTCCAACAGTTCAAAAAGATAGAGGAGCTCTCTGAGAAAGAGAAAAAACTATCCGACAACGACTATAATGCCAAACGCGACACCACTGATAACAGTCATGATAAAGTGTACGGCGACAAGCACAAATACAAAGAGGTCGATTGGCCACAAGAGAAGAAAAAGAAGGATCAAATAAAGAACCAAGTACAAGCATCTTCTCTAATCATGGAAAAGACCAATAGCGACCCAAGCGAATTTCTTCGTAAGAAGTTTATTCTACAAAAGAAAAAATATTACCCTCAAGTAAAGACAGGAGGTGAGATATGGTAA
- a CDS encoding BatD family protein, with the protein MVKKLFIILVCIAYTTVVIAQKPFAKASIDRSLVYTQQPIKLTIKVYSPRWFTQGLELQSLKIKDAFIVPFTQTIASKEVLNRHSYSVLSFFYLVYPYKTGKNVIPAVPVTAYIPMGNAYKETKVVLNTPTIHFTTKTQPSEDSKLVSTRVYISDRWSKPFSSLKTGDVLEREITTTAYGTIPNFIPSIEMKPVDFARIYNTSNTTQQNINKESGIVISKRVQKFSYLFTEDGKYTMPGAEIKYFNPYLGVYKERKSTQSPITIQPNDQLGIVASMADSLAQQQATMKVQEPKIPLKRRIIQAIVHYKWYILGVVVLLFAFKYIIRAIRKIVQYIQERRRKYLISEKRAFKLLLKENDSNYKRYLMQLYYWMYRLPKKEVSIILLAKKQKNSTIEEMHQQLFAAKYGGKKTTIKHHFQYALKKLRKSIFYKKKIEYGRLEDW; encoded by the coding sequence ATGGTAAAGAAACTATTCATAATCCTTGTTTGCATTGCATACACTACTGTAGTGATCGCACAAAAGCCTTTTGCGAAAGCTTCCATCGACAGATCGTTGGTGTATACACAGCAGCCTATTAAATTAACCATCAAAGTCTATTCGCCTCGATGGTTTACCCAAGGCCTAGAGCTTCAAAGTTTGAAAATAAAGGACGCTTTTATTGTCCCTTTCACCCAAACAATTGCAAGCAAAGAGGTCTTGAACAGACACTCATACTCTGTCCTCTCCTTTTTCTATCTGGTATATCCTTACAAAACAGGAAAGAACGTAATACCTGCTGTTCCTGTAACCGCTTATATCCCGATGGGAAATGCGTACAAAGAGACCAAAGTAGTGTTGAACACCCCTACCATTCACTTTACAACCAAAACACAGCCCTCTGAGGACAGCAAATTGGTTAGTACAAGAGTCTATATAAGCGATCGTTGGAGCAAACCATTCTCGTCCCTAAAAACAGGAGATGTATTAGAGAGAGAGATTACCACCACTGCTTATGGCACCATTCCGAACTTCATCCCTTCCATAGAGATGAAGCCAGTGGACTTTGCCCGAATATATAATACGAGCAATACCACCCAACAGAATATCAACAAAGAGAGTGGAATTGTTATAAGCAAAAGAGTACAGAAGTTCTCCTATCTATTTACAGAAGATGGGAAATACACCATGCCCGGAGCAGAAATCAAATACTTCAACCCATATCTAGGAGTCTATAAAGAGAGAAAGAGTACACAATCACCTATCACCATCCAACCCAATGACCAACTAGGCATTGTAGCATCCATGGCAGATAGCCTTGCGCAACAACAGGCAACGATGAAGGTACAAGAGCCAAAAATACCTCTCAAAAGACGCATTATTCAAGCCATCGTTCACTATAAATGGTATATTCTAGGAGTGGTCGTATTACTCTTTGCATTCAAATATATTATCAGAGCAATACGAAAAATAGTTCAATATATCCAAGAGAGAAGAAGAAAGTACCTTATCTCAGAAAAAAGAGCATTTAAACTCCTGCTGAAAGAAAACGATTCTAACTATAAAAGATATTTAATGCAACTATACTATTGGATGTATCGCCTGCCAAAAAAGGAAGTATCCATTATACTCTTGGCAAAAAAACAGAAAAATAGTACCATAGAAGAGATGCACCAACAACTATTTGCTGCAAAATATGGGGGAAAGAAAACAACCATAAAGCACCATTTCCAATATGCATTAAAAAAACTACGGAAATCGATATTCTATAAGAAGAAAATAGAATACGGAAGGTTGGAAGATTGGTAA